One region of Thiorhodovibrio frisius genomic DNA includes:
- a CDS encoding diguanylate cyclase domain-containing protein: MLNLRRLSITWVLVALILITILVYELVSATVGKRTEQQAAERIAKKQVEALSLVVAQHIEARIQLDQETKGLGTYITELEQLRDGLEIRVYRSASIIELFGNGHEHYHPGEGSEDVQRVFSTGEAEFSQTEQLLRMARPLKATAACLRCHHNAQVGEVLGVVTVASVAQTMREAIKALQHNIHLTHDLISLFSLLVGFVLVERLLVRPIRRLNLKLSESREVSDYRYHLHPDVPLCREMHELNSGFAGLMARLRERYLHMHEMAHRDALTGLLNRRGFVPEFQAELRKAERYGQRIALIAIDLNGFKAINDACGHAAGDQCLASVAEAINEVLREEVLFARVGGDEFQLLVPNLAAHDRAEAIVHRIEQAVAGITVDCGSSADKRSVTTSIGVAIYPTDAVEMAALEQIADQRMYDAKALKRPGA; this comes from the coding sequence ATGCTCAACCTGCGCAGACTTTCAATCACATGGGTGCTCGTCGCGCTCATCCTTATAACCATTCTGGTCTACGAGCTTGTCTCCGCCACCGTCGGTAAGAGGACGGAGCAACAGGCTGCGGAGCGCATCGCGAAGAAACAAGTCGAAGCCCTGTCCCTGGTGGTTGCTCAACACATTGAGGCGCGCATTCAGCTTGATCAAGAGACCAAAGGGCTCGGCACCTATATTACCGAGCTCGAGCAACTCCGCGATGGTCTTGAGATTCGCGTGTATCGCTCGGCATCGATCATCGAGCTATTTGGTAACGGTCACGAGCATTATCATCCGGGCGAAGGTTCCGAGGATGTGCAACGGGTCTTCAGCACCGGCGAAGCAGAATTTTCCCAGACCGAGCAGCTGCTTCGCATGGCCAGACCGCTGAAAGCCACCGCCGCCTGCCTGCGCTGTCATCACAACGCCCAAGTTGGCGAGGTACTGGGTGTCGTGACTGTCGCCTCCGTGGCACAGACGATGCGCGAAGCCATCAAGGCGCTTCAGCACAACATCCATCTCACCCACGACTTGATTTCCCTATTCTCGCTTCTGGTCGGATTCGTGCTTGTCGAGCGACTGCTTGTGCGACCGATTCGGCGACTCAACCTCAAGTTATCCGAGAGCCGAGAGGTAAGCGACTATCGTTATCACCTCCACCCAGATGTCCCGCTGTGTCGCGAAATGCATGAACTCAACAGCGGCTTTGCCGGACTCATGGCGCGGCTGCGTGAGCGCTATCTGCACATGCATGAGATGGCCCATCGCGACGCATTGACCGGGCTGCTCAATCGTCGCGGCTTTGTCCCCGAATTTCAGGCGGAACTGCGCAAAGCCGAGCGTTATGGGCAGCGTATCGCACTGATTGCCATCGATTTGAATGGTTTCAAGGCGATCAACGACGCCTGTGGTCATGCCGCCGGCGATCAGTGCTTGGCGAGCGTTGCCGAGGCAATCAACGAGGTGCTACGCGAAGAGGTCCTCTTCGCCCGCGTTGGCGGCGACGAGTTTCAGCTGCTGGTGCCCAATCTGGCCGCACACGATAGGGCCGAAGCAATCGTGCACCGCATCGAGCAGGCAGTGGCCGGCATCACTGTCGACTGCGGGTCCAGCGCGGACAAGCGCTCGGTCACCACCAGCATTGGCGTGGCCATCTATCCAACGGACGCGGTGGAGATGGCGGCGTTGGAGCAGATCGCCGATCAGCGCATGTACGATGCCAAAGCGCTGAAACGCCCAGGTGCATGA
- a CDS encoding DUF4417 domain-containing protein, producing MTRSSRNWLTKPGSFDPLNTARRFPASSPFGIPDLAPQTFDLPGTPRLRPYRSRIDRLDRARDICHFYLDDYRFETTWNRPEVGWRHVSEYWATCTPDFSLYPSWPRVMQLWQTYRARWVARFWQERGCRVIPTVNWSDEESWAFCFDGIPPPARL from the coding sequence TTGACCCGCAGCTCCCGCAACTGGCTCACCAAGCCGGGCAGCTTTGACCCGCTCAACACCGCCCGGCGTTTCCCCGCCAGCTCCCCGTTCGGCATCCCCGATCTCGCACCCCAAACCTTCGACCTCCCCGGCACCCCGCGCCTGCGCCCCTACCGCTCCCGCATCGATCGGCTCGACCGCGCCCGCGACATCTGCCACTTCTACCTCGACGACTACCGTTTCGAGACCACCTGGAATCGCCCGGAGGTCGGCTGGCGCCATGTCAGCGAATACTGGGCGACCTGCACCCCGGACTTCAGCCTTTACCCGTCCTGGCCGAGGGTGATGCAGCTCTGGCAGACCTACCGCGCCCGCTGGGTTGCGCGCTTCTGGCAAGAGCGTGGTTGCCGAGTGATCCCGACTGTCAACTGGAGCGACGAGGAAAGCTGGGCCTTCTGCTTCGACGGCATCCCCCCCCCAGCCAGACTCTGA
- a CDS encoding DUF1186 domain-containing protein: MRAAMAQREAITPVLLECLQRAADDPQGFVDTDNSLLPLYAMFLLAQFRERAAYPLLVKLVSAPAVAARNTRSAAVDEEPLFLGLLLKHSRGPQ; encoded by the coding sequence GTGCGCGCGGCGATGGCGCAGCGCGAGGCGATCACGCCCGTATTGTTGGAGTGCTTGCAGCGCGCTGCGGATGATCCGCAGGGTTTCGTGGATACCGATAACTCGCTGCTGCCGTTGTACGCGATGTTCCTGCTTGCGCAATTTCGCGAACGCGCCGCCTATCCATTGCTGGTGAAGCTCGTCTCCGCCCCTGCGGTAGCGGCAAGAAATACAAGAAGTGCTGCGGTTGATGAGGAACCACTTTTTTTGGGGTTGCTGTTGAAACATTCCCGTGGTCCACAATGA